The Pseudosulfitobacter pseudonitzschiae genome includes a region encoding these proteins:
- a CDS encoding TRAP transporter small permease: MGMIRKILDFLYAAAGVLAAVCLIAILSLIVVQMIARWTGEVFPGAPNYAGYAMAAASFLAFANTLNRGAHIRVSILLNAVAPGPKRLLEIWCFGLAAAIAWYFTYYAYWFVHWSWKFNEISQGQDAIHLWIPQSVMVIGGGLLALALTDNLIHVLIKGKHRMIRDSVEGHGE; this comes from the coding sequence ATGGGCATGATCCGCAAGATTCTCGACTTTCTATATGCCGCCGCCGGTGTGCTGGCCGCAGTCTGCCTGATCGCGATCCTGTCGCTGATTGTGGTACAGATGATCGCCCGCTGGACCGGAGAAGTCTTTCCGGGGGCGCCCAACTACGCGGGCTATGCCATGGCCGCTGCCAGCTTTTTGGCCTTTGCCAATACCCTGAACCGGGGGGCGCATATCCGTGTGTCGATCCTGCTGAATGCTGTCGCGCCGGGTCCAAAGCGGTTGCTTGAAATCTGGTGTTTCGGGCTTGCCGCCGCCATAGCCTGGTATTTCACTTACTACGCCTATTGGTTCGTCCATTGGTCATGGAAGTTCAATGAAATCAGTCAGGGCCAGGATGCGATCCACCTTTGGATACCTCAATCGGTCATGGTGATCGGCGGCGGCCTGCTGGCGCTTGCCCTGACAGACAATCTGATCCATGTCTTGATCAAGGGCAAACATCGGATGATCCGCGACAGCGTCGAAGGCCACGGGGAGTGA
- a CDS encoding TRAP transporter large permease, producing the protein MTEIYAIALFLFVLFLLLGTGVWVGLALMGVAWVGMELFTTRPVGDVMITTIWASASSWTLTALPLFIWMGEILYRTRLSEDMFKGLSPWLARLPGGLVHTNIVSCTVFAAVSGSSAATLTTVGKMAIPELRSRKYPEKMVIGTLAGAATLGLMIPPSLALIVYGVTVNESITKLFFAGVFPGLVLAGMFMAYVAIVSVTSKDWNPDVELNMSFADKIANSRFLLPVFALITTVIGSMYAGLATATEAAAIGVIGALVLALFQGSLTWGSFRESLMGAMRTSAMIALILAGAAFLKLSMGFTGLPRALADGIAALELTRFQLLMALLVFYIVLGMFLDGISAVVLTMAVVEPMVRGAGIDLIWFGIFVVVVVEMAQITPPIGFNLFVLQGMTNHEMGYITRAALPMFAIMVLMVFILIWFPEIATWLPDNMRSGPG; encoded by the coding sequence ATGACCGAGATTTACGCAATCGCCCTGTTTCTCTTTGTGCTTTTCCTGCTGCTGGGCACCGGCGTCTGGGTCGGTCTGGCTCTGATGGGAGTGGCCTGGGTCGGGATGGAGTTGTTCACGACCCGCCCTGTCGGTGACGTGATGATCACCACCATTTGGGCTTCCGCCTCATCCTGGACGTTGACCGCGCTGCCGCTGTTCATCTGGATGGGTGAAATCCTGTATCGCACGCGCCTATCCGAGGACATGTTCAAGGGCCTGTCGCCTTGGCTGGCGCGTCTGCCCGGTGGGTTGGTGCACACCAACATCGTCTCTTGTACCGTCTTTGCCGCAGTTTCGGGATCTTCTGCCGCGACGCTGACAACGGTTGGCAAGATGGCCATTCCCGAACTGCGGTCACGCAAATATCCCGAAAAGATGGTGATCGGCACGTTGGCCGGTGCGGCAACGCTGGGTCTGATGATCCCGCCCTCGCTGGCCTTGATCGTCTACGGCGTCACCGTCAATGAAAGTATAACAAAGCTGTTCTTTGCCGGAGTATTTCCCGGCCTTGTGCTGGCCGGGATGTTCATGGCTTACGTCGCGATCGTCAGCGTGACCTCCAAGGACTGGAACCCGGACGTGGAGCTCAACATGAGCTTTGCGGACAAGATTGCCAACTCCCGCTTTCTGCTGCCTGTATTTGCACTGATCACTACGGTGATCGGGTCAATGTACGCTGGTCTGGCCACCGCGACCGAAGCCGCCGCCATCGGCGTCATCGGGGCCTTGGTTCTGGCGTTGTTTCAGGGCTCGCTGACATGGGGCAGTTTTCGTGAAAGCCTGATGGGCGCGATGCGGACATCGGCGATGATCGCGTTGATCCTTGCGGGGGCCGCCTTTCTCAAGCTGTCGATGGGCTTTACCGGTCTGCCCCGCGCGCTGGCCGATGGCATTGCCGCCCTTGAGCTGACGCGCTTTCAATTGCTGATGGCGTTGTTGGTGTTCTACATCGTGCTCGGTATGTTCCTTGATGGCATCTCTGCCGTGGTGCTGACAATGGCCGTGGTCGAACCTATGGTCCGGGGGGCAGGAATCGACTTGATTTGGTTTGGCATTTTCGTTGTCGTTGTGGTTGAAATGGCGCAGATCACCCCACCCATCGGGTTCAATCTGTTTGTCCTTCAGGGCATGACGAATCACGAAATGGGATACATCACCAGGGCGGCGCTACCGATGTTCGCAATCATGGTGCTGATGGTGTTCATCCTGATATGGTTCCCTGAAATAGCGACATGGCTGCCCGACAACATGCGCAGCGGTCCGGGTTAA
- a CDS encoding antitoxin Xre-like helix-turn-helix domain-containing protein, with translation MVAASFQDEKGRGPAEPAGEAGDAGSAFRLLGGGKLFKHALRNSLDAHDVIMAGISSRALAHLVENVGILSSGDTLAKAIGISLRTLQRKSKTVEGDDLLSTEQSSRPWQFVEILVNGIFCHLRHVLCLSCVICHTRIRSGPLLKTTVDQTHKRSIMTQP, from the coding sequence TTGGTTGCAGCAAGCTTTCAGGATGAGAAGGGCAGGGGGCCTGCAGAGCCCGCTGGGGAGGCGGGTGACGCTGGGAGCGCCTTCCGGTTGCTTGGCGGCGGCAAGCTCTTCAAGCACGCCTTGCGCAACTCCTTGGATGCACATGATGTGATCATGGCGGGCATTTCGTCCCGGGCCCTTGCTCATCTCGTTGAGAACGTCGGGATTCTGTCATCCGGAGATACGCTTGCCAAGGCTATCGGCATCAGCCTGCGTACTTTACAACGCAAAAGTAAGACGGTGGAGGGAGACGATTTGCTCTCCACCGAGCAGAGTAGCCGGCCCTGGCAATTCGTTGAGATCCTTGTCAATGGTATATTTTGTCATCTTCGCCATGTCCTATGCTTGTCATGCGTGATTTGTCACACGCGTATCCGTTCAGGCCCTTTGCTGAAGACGACGGTTGATCAAACTCACAAACGGTCCATCATGACGCAGCCCTGA
- a CDS encoding IS110 family transposase codes for MMEYFAGLDVSLRSCAICVVDAKGKVMLERELPCEVGDIADYLNSFGHPIERIGFEAGTLSQYLFYGLTNEGFDVVCMEARQVNAALSAMRNKTDKNDARGIAHVLRTGWFSPVHMKSREAHGVRALPAPAKHCSTRQSISPMKCAGC; via the coding sequence ATGATGGAATATTTTGCCGGTTTGGATGTGTCGCTTCGCTCATGTGCCATCTGTGTCGTTGACGCCAAAGGCAAGGTGATGCTCGAAAGGGAACTACCTTGTGAAGTCGGCGATATCGCCGACTACTTGAACAGTTTCGGCCATCCGATTGAGCGCATTGGTTTTGAGGCTGGCACGCTGAGCCAGTATCTCTTTTATGGTCTGACTAATGAAGGTTTTGATGTCGTTTGCATGGAAGCCCGCCAGGTGAACGCTGCCCTTTCAGCAATGCGCAACAAGACCGACAAGAACGACGCGCGTGGGATTGCCCATGTTCTACGCACCGGCTGGTTCAGTCCTGTCCACATGAAGAGCCGGGAAGCGCATGGTGTACGGGCCTTGCCAGCACCCGCCAAGCATTGCTCAACAAGACAATCGATCTCGCCAATGAAGTGCGCGGGCTGTTGA
- a CDS encoding transposase: MLNKTIDLANEVRGLLKIFGLRLPKTVQHGSFDELVRPTIGMDEVLAHALIPLLDARQVLYQHFLELDSRVKRAAARDETCLRMMTVPSVGPIAALTFKAAVDDPSRFKRSRTVTAHFGLTPRRYQSGEHDNPGRISKAGDRDVRATLYAAANALLMRTMAGSQIKSWGMRLMRTKGRRRAVARWPESWPSCCIECGQMAPSSVRQRWRALHDLIRHPPKPNRIVPHRTRSVEEAENGCCATRRASQSKALRCQSDTCVQRCPMASTRLRREA, from the coding sequence TTGCTCAACAAGACAATCGATCTCGCCAATGAAGTGCGCGGGCTGTTGAAGATCTTCGGCCTTCGTCTGCCCAAGACAGTGCAGCATGGCAGCTTCGACGAACTGGTCCGTCCCACGATTGGAATGGATGAGGTTCTGGCGCACGCGTTGATCCCGCTACTGGATGCGCGTCAGGTCTTGTATCAGCACTTTCTTGAACTGGATAGTCGGGTCAAACGCGCCGCCGCCCGGGACGAGACTTGTCTGCGGATGATGACCGTTCCAAGCGTCGGGCCGATTGCAGCGCTGACCTTCAAGGCTGCCGTTGACGATCCTTCGCGCTTCAAACGGTCTCGCACGGTTACCGCGCATTTCGGACTGACACCAAGGCGCTATCAATCTGGCGAGCATGACAATCCTGGCAGGATCTCGAAAGCCGGAGACCGGGATGTCCGAGCAACGCTTTACGCGGCCGCGAATGCGCTGCTGATGCGCACGATGGCAGGCTCTCAGATCAAATCCTGGGGCATGCGACTGATGCGAACCAAAGGACGCCGCCGCGCCGTTGCGCGGTGGCCAGAAAGTTGGCCGTCCTGCTGCATAGAATGTGGGCAGATGGCACCGAGTTCCGTCCGGCAGAGGTGGAGGGCACTGCATGATCTGATCCGCCACCCTCCAAAGCCGAACAGGATCGTCCCTCACCGGACGAGGTCTGTGGAAGAAGCCGAAAATGGCTGCTGCGCAACGAGACGCGCGTCTCAGAGCAAGGCTCTCCGCTGCCAATCCGACACATGCGTGCAGCGATGCCCGATGGCATCAACCAGACTGCGAAGAGAAGCGTGA
- the groL gene encoding chaperonin GroEL (60 kDa chaperone family; promotes refolding of misfolded polypeptides especially under stressful conditions; forms two stacked rings of heptamers to form a barrel-shaped 14mer; ends can be capped by GroES; misfolded proteins enter the barrel where they are refolded when GroES binds), producing the protein MSAKDVKFGTESRERMLQGINILANAVKVTLGPKGRNVVIDKSYGAPRITKDGVTVAKEIELSNPFENMGAQLIKDVALRTNDEAGDGTTTATVLAQAIVIEGMKAVAAGMNPMDLKRGIDKAVAAVVAEVKSMSRPVGDTAEIAKVGTISANGEAAIGQQIADAMAKVGNEGVITVEENKGLETETEVVEGMQFDRGYLSPYFVTDTAKMTSNLEDCVILLHEKKLTSLAPMVPLLEAVMQADKQLLVIAEDISGEALATLVVNKLRGGLKVVGVKAPGFGDRRKAMMEDLAILTGGKVISDELGIKLENVTMDMLGDAKKITVTKDTTTLIDGAGDKAAIAARVTQIRAQIEETTSEYDKEKLQERLAKLAGGIAVIKVGGATEIEVKERKDRVEDALNATRAAVQEGVVPGGGVALVHAGKALKGLQGDNPDQTAGIETIRKALQAPLRQIAENAGVDGSVVAGEVLESDNRAFGYDAQSESYGDMLKAGVIDPTKVVRIALEYAASVAGLLITTEAMVADKPEKFGGSMRDMDGMM; encoded by the coding sequence ATGTCTGCTAAAGACGTCAAATTCGGCACGGAATCCCGTGAACGTATGCTTCAGGGCATCAATATCCTCGCCAACGCCGTAAAGGTTACGCTGGGTCCCAAGGGCCGCAACGTGGTCATCGACAAATCCTATGGCGCACCACGTATCACCAAGGATGGTGTGACTGTCGCAAAAGAGATCGAACTGTCCAATCCATTTGAAAACATGGGCGCGCAGTTGATCAAGGATGTCGCATTGCGAACCAACGACGAAGCTGGTGACGGCACAACCACGGCAACAGTTCTGGCGCAGGCCATTGTTATCGAAGGCATGAAAGCCGTCGCTGCGGGTATGAACCCAATGGACTTGAAGCGTGGGATCGACAAGGCTGTGGCCGCCGTGGTTGCAGAGGTCAAATCAATGTCACGCCCAGTGGGCGATACGGCCGAGATCGCGAAAGTTGGCACCATATCCGCCAATGGCGAGGCCGCGATCGGTCAACAGATCGCGGATGCCATGGCCAAGGTCGGCAACGAAGGCGTGATTACCGTTGAAGAAAACAAAGGCCTTGAGACCGAGACCGAAGTGGTCGAGGGCATGCAGTTCGACCGTGGCTACCTAAGCCCGTATTTTGTGACGGACACGGCTAAGATGACGTCAAATCTGGAAGATTGCGTCATTCTGCTGCACGAGAAAAAGCTGACGTCTTTGGCACCTATGGTGCCATTGCTTGAGGCCGTGATGCAGGCGGACAAACAGCTTCTGGTGATCGCCGAGGACATCAGCGGCGAAGCGCTTGCAACGCTTGTGGTGAACAAATTGCGTGGTGGCCTCAAGGTCGTTGGCGTGAAGGCTCCGGGTTTCGGAGATCGTCGCAAGGCGATGATGGAAGACCTCGCCATTCTGACCGGAGGCAAGGTGATTTCAGACGAACTGGGCATCAAACTCGAAAATGTCACGATGGACATGCTGGGCGATGCCAAGAAAATCACCGTCACCAAGGATACCACAACCCTGATTGATGGAGCGGGTGACAAGGCAGCGATCGCAGCACGGGTGACGCAGATCCGCGCGCAAATCGAAGAGACCACTTCGGAATACGACAAAGAAAAACTGCAGGAACGCCTTGCAAAACTTGCGGGCGGCATCGCGGTGATCAAGGTTGGCGGTGCGACAGAGATCGAAGTGAAAGAGCGCAAGGATCGAGTTGAGGACGCCTTGAATGCGACCCGCGCGGCTGTGCAAGAAGGTGTGGTTCCAGGTGGCGGTGTTGCTTTGGTTCACGCTGGTAAGGCTCTGAAAGGTCTACAGGGAGACAACCCGGATCAAACGGCTGGTATTGAAACCATTCGCAAGGCTCTTCAGGCACCCCTTCGCCAGATTGCTGAAAACGCTGGCGTTGATGGATCGGTCGTTGCGGGCGAGGTTCTTGAGAGTGACAACAGGGCGTTTGGCTATGACGCGCAGTCAGAAAGCTACGGCGATATGCTGAAAGCTGGTGTCATCGACCCGACCAAGGTTGTGCGGATCGCGCTTGAGTATGCTGCATCTGTTGCGGGCCTGCTTATCACAACCGAGGCGATGGTTGCTGACAAGCCAGAAAAATTTGGCGGCAGCATGCGTGACATGGATGGCATGATGTAA
- a CDS encoding co-chaperone GroES, with amino-acid sequence MFTPLQDRVLVRRIEGDEKTSGGLIIPDSAIEKPQEGEIVSVGAGAKDEAGARIAMDVKAGDRVLFGKWSGTEIKIDGEELMIMKESDILGILS; translated from the coding sequence ATGTTTACTCCCCTCCAGGACCGTGTCCTTGTTCGCCGCATCGAAGGTGACGAAAAGACATCCGGCGGACTTATCATCCCCGATAGTGCAATAGAAAAACCCCAAGAGGGTGAAATCGTCTCTGTTGGCGCGGGTGCAAAAGACGAGGCAGGCGCACGGATTGCCATGGATGTCAAAGCGGGCGACAGAGTTTTGTTTGGCAAATGGTCAGGCACTGAAATCAAGATCGACGGCGAAGAACTGATGATCATGAAAGAAAGCGATATCCTTGGCATTCTAAGCTAA
- a CDS encoding OmpW/AlkL family protein — protein MKIVTHNLVSALALGALSTALAMPAMAQSQGDWTFGVGIINVNPKSDNGSLAGAATTLGDDTQLSLTGEYFIRDNLGIELLAATPFEHNISLGGTEIGSTKHLPPTVSLVYHVPTKGKITPFFGVGVNYTTFFEETTALGDLELDDSFGLAATVGADWQISDRGALRVSVRYMDIKTDATLDGASIGTAKIDPISVGASYVHRF, from the coding sequence ATGAAAATCGTGACACACAATCTTGTTTCTGCTCTCGCACTGGGCGCGCTCTCCACGGCTCTTGCAATGCCTGCCATGGCGCAATCTCAAGGCGACTGGACCTTCGGCGTCGGGATCATCAACGTGAACCCGAAATCCGACAATGGCTCCCTCGCAGGTGCTGCCACCACACTTGGCGACGACACGCAACTTTCGCTGACCGGTGAATACTTCATCCGCGACAACCTTGGCATCGAGCTTTTGGCCGCGACACCGTTTGAGCATAATATTTCCCTTGGCGGCACTGAGATTGGCTCCACCAAGCATCTGCCGCCCACCGTCTCGCTGGTCTACCACGTGCCGACAAAAGGCAAGATCACGCCTTTCTTCGGCGTTGGTGTGAACTACACTACCTTCTTTGAAGAAACGACGGCACTTGGCGATCTCGAACTGGATGACAGCTTTGGGTTGGCCGCTACAGTGGGTGCGGATTGGCAGATCTCTGACCGCGGCGCGTTGCGTGTGAGCGTCCGGTATATGGATATCAAAACCGACGCGACCCTGGACGGCGCCTCGATCGGCACTGCCAAGATCGATCCAATCAGTGTGGGCGCCTCCTACGTGCATCGCTTCTAA
- the minC gene encoding septum site-determining protein MinC: MQDNNERHVPTGGSVRTEPLQVRGRFLTAIAIRIDVETPDTHFFAALEDKIKTAANLLIGAPILLDFEKVPGFTSRELLHDVVRAIRSRGLLLFGVQNATPEQQALAAELGLIQVMIGRDAPVQQVRAATPRRSRLVAQPGNKIIHRHVRSGQMVVAERGDLTVVGSVASGAEVLAYGNIHIYGTLRGRAMAGVEGDASARIFCSKLEAELLAISGLFKTSETIQPDLRGCNVQAFLEDETLRIERFL; this comes from the coding sequence GTGCAGGATAATAATGAAAGGCATGTGCCTACAGGTGGTTCGGTGCGAACAGAGCCGCTTCAGGTACGCGGCCGCTTTCTGACAGCGATCGCGATCAGAATCGATGTTGAAACGCCAGACACGCACTTCTTTGCCGCGCTGGAGGACAAGATCAAAACCGCCGCCAATCTTCTGATCGGCGCCCCTATTTTGCTGGATTTTGAGAAGGTGCCGGGGTTCACAAGCCGGGAACTTCTGCATGATGTGGTCAGGGCGATCCGTTCACGCGGGCTTTTGCTTTTCGGTGTGCAAAACGCAACTCCAGAGCAGCAGGCACTGGCAGCAGAGCTTGGCCTGATCCAGGTTATGATCGGGCGGGACGCGCCGGTCCAGCAGGTGCGCGCCGCGACGCCTAGGCGATCGCGCCTCGTGGCACAACCCGGAAACAAGATCATACACCGACATGTCCGTTCCGGTCAAATGGTCGTGGCCGAACGCGGTGATCTTACGGTTGTCGGTTCGGTCGCATCCGGCGCGGAAGTGCTGGCCTATGGCAATATCCACATCTACGGCACGCTGCGCGGCCGCGCCATGGCGGGCGTGGAAGGCGACGCAAGCGCCAGGATTTTCTGCAGCAAGCTTGAGGCCGAGCTTCTTGCGATTTCGGGCCTCTTCAAAACAAGTGAGACAATCCAACCTGACCTGCGCGGGTGCAATGTTCAGGCTTTTCTCGAAGACGAAACACTCCGCATTGAGAGATTTCTATGA